The genomic interval TAAAACTAGCAAGCATTAAACCTTAAACAACATTAGCATGAACACACTTTTCAGAGCTGACAtgatttttggtatctcatgTTCTGTACTTGAGTTGGCTGTTGCTTTCGGAATTACTCACTGTTATCACATTTCTCGTTGTGCATCTTACTTTCAGTGAATTATATAGAGGCACAGGGATATAATTCGCTTGTTGAGCCTTACACCGTGGCTTACCTGAACCTCCCTTTTGTCACTTACTGTTGTTTTGTCATGATCTTTCACAGGAATGGCCGATCTGTGTTACTTATGGTTCGGTTGTTGGCCATTTGATTGGAATGGCAATTTCACTGGTCCTAGTAGTCACTCATAAGAGAAGAAGTCGTCCCAAAGCTGACTAGGCCATGGATGACAAACGCCCTTGCGTTTGCTGCTCatcaaggattttttttcccgatAGTGTACTGTATTATCTTTTGAGGGGGACAATTCTATGTTGATTAGCTTTCATATTGAATATAAGCATTGATGGCTTACAATAGGTTCGTCCAGGTTCTACGTTGTTGTCTCGTTCGGCTGGTcccttttgcttttttttttgctgccaCATATTACCCCTTTTTTAATTAACTAGAATTTATTGTAAGAGTAAATTAAGAGGGTGGAGATGTAACTTTATTGTAAGAGTAAATTAAGAGGGTGGAGATTATCTTGCTGTTCCGAACTGCTGCTTGCATGTTCTTCCGAGAGAATGCCATACAAAGCTATAGctatatttattgtttcaaAAGAATCGGCTGTACTTATCTAATCTCTAATTTACCAATTATGCATTGAACTCCTATATTTGCTATACAActttcagttaaaaaaaaaccgtcGCTCATCACCGCTGCGCACTGAAGGAAAAATCAGAATCGGCGATGTCAACTTGGATGGACGACGAGGATGCCGCCCTCCTCCTTTCTGGGTCTTGCCGGTTAAACGCATGCGActgcaccaccaccggcgCCACCGGCACCGCCACCGGATACATGTCCCTGACCTCTCCGGCGAACCCCGGCGAGGTCGGCGCGCTTGCCGGAGCTTCCGACCTCACCCTGTGCTTGTGCAGCAGGTGCACCGGCGACGAGCCGcggctcggcgtcggcgacgcccCTCTGCTTGGCGTCGTGTCGCCGCTCATCTGTGCCAGGAACTCGTCGGCGTCCCtgagcttcttcttctccctcgCCGTCTTCCTCCAGTTCATCAGGGCCTTCATCGTCTGCTCCTCGAAGATGGTCTTCTTCATGTTTGATCCCATCTGCAACCGATCAAATGAGAAGTACACAAATCGTTGAGAACATCGGACACCGTTGCCATCTTTCCAATAATGTCAGCAAGAGATCGATGCTATCAATGGTTTTCACCTGTGTGACGAGTGCATAGAGAGGGAAGGTGCTGTAGCTGCATAGGCACTGAATGAATAACCCAACTACGACTTTCATGATGCTCAAGCCCATGTTTTCATGGAAGCATTTCTTCAGGCCAGGTGTTGCCTGTCAGACAAAGCAGCAAGAACAAGTATGTCATTTGTGACTCCTTAGCGAGCGCGTAACACTGACTCGACAGCTGGTGCCAAATGATCAGGTCACATACCAGAGTCCATACGAAATGTGCCATCTGAAATGCATTCTGGTGATCCCATTTGtagccacacacacacacacaaaaaattgatttgttagCAAGGCGTCTTGTATGACTTTGTGGAAGATGTAGTAGTTGAACACTAGTGTAATACCTGGAACAGTATCAAGTGAATGAAGAACAAGACCCAGTCAGGTCGGCCAAACCAGAAGTATTTGTTGCTGGGTTCAACGACAGGTGCTCCCTTGATCACAGTTGCCCTGTCCTGTATCTCCTGGGCCATCTCCATGATAACCATCTCCAGCTTGGTCCCAACCAACATGAGAATCTATGACAATGAAATGCATAATTTTGTCAAATGCTTGTACCGTAGGATAAGTTCATCGTTCAGTTGACTATTCATTTGGACGAGGAAATTCGCACTTACAACGAGTGGAACAAAAGAGATCCAGATAAGAGTGCCAAGCCCTGCACCACACAGTGAAGATGGTAATTACAAGGCCAATTAAAAGCAAAGCTGTAAGAGCAAAACAAAGGACGGGATAGGACAAAAGATTACCCTCGATGTCAAGGAAGAGCACAAGGATTGCGACAAACCACAATGGAAGACTGCAAAAACAATCCAAACGTGTCAAGATCGACAGACGAACACCGCGATGTATAAAGAGCATATAAAACGTACACATGATTAAAGATTTTGTCTTTTCTAAAGAGAAAAATGAAGAGTATTGGAGAATTGTACTAGTGAGAGGGATGAACCTGATGCCAACGACAACTTTGAAGTCGTCCTCCAATGACCTCTTGATGTATTTGTGGAAGTCGAACTTGCTGTTCTGCGACAAATGCGCCTGCAAAGAACAAAacccattaattaattagtgaacAGTCCCAAAAGTTTGGTCGATTGCAACAGTGGCGAATGGGGTCAGGTTAATTAGTACATTGATGAAGCCTTGCCGCATGGTCAGGTAGTCCACCTTGGTGACTGACCCGAAGAACTGCCTGAAGAATGCCACCTAACAACAAACATTGCAAATCTTTTTGGTAAGGAAAAAAGTTGGATATGAGCAAGATTAACCACGCAGAGATTTATCAGGTGCATGAACTCACAATCCATCTGAGCCCAGGTGTGCTTGACAGTCCCAGATGCCGCTTCACGAACGATGTCTGATGCGTGAATCTGAACCGTGAAGGATCTGCGCAAGGATGACAGTTATCAATTCTTCGCTCCTCTTGTTTCAAGTACAAAGCGTAGTATTATATAGATTCTTTATTACCGTTTGCGAACTGATACTCCAGCGAGTTGGTCTCTAATTCCCATTTCTTCCATTTCTTCATCTGCATGAACATATATGTAGGAGAAAATTGATATATTTCATCGTTTCCAAGTTCTGCATAAACTGAGAAAAAAACGTGCCTGACAGATCGGCAGGCGGTTAAGTTAGCCACTCACCTTGAGACGCCCTAGAGCCATGGTGATGACGCAGTAGGTGACATGGAACACAGCGAGCACGAAGATGAATATGTGCAGCTGGTGGATGGTGCTTGTCGACATCAGCGCCACCTTGCCCTGCAAAACCAAGACAAGTTATTTGCGTTCGTCGTTTACACTGGGCTTCAGAACCTCGTGACGTTTCATCAGGCCGGCAACGTTTGCTCACATCGAATTTCGAGCAGtagtcggcgccggcggcgccggccaacGACCGGCGATGGCTCTCTTCTTCTACGGGGAGCCAGAGAAGCCTCCGGCGATCGTCCTTGTTGCCCTTGCTGCTCTTGATGGCATCTTGACCTGCCTTGCACGGTAGCATGATGTTGGCAGCTGACTTGGGAATGCATATCTTGGTGATGGGCGTTTGTGCCACGGTGAGGAGCAGCGATATGAATCCCAAAAGCATCAACTCTGCAAGTggaaacagtaaaaaaaaaaggtaaattgCGAGAGCCAGTCAAGAATTCAGAGTATGGAACATGCACTAGAGTGGAATCATGTACTGGCTCTTGACTTACTGTGATGAACAGTTGCGGCGGCTATCCTGTTTCTGTTTGGGATTTAAGTGCGACTTTTGTGTTTATGTTTAAAGTACGGGTGTCTGTGTTCAAAGTAGAAAACTACGTGGTCGTTTATGTACTTGGGTGACTGCTTGACAAAAGAAAGGCTAATTGCTTCTGGTTCAAAGTTCAAACCTAGTACCGTTTGACAATCAAAAAAgtgaaatttgattttgaagcACCGGTTCCTCGGTTAAAAATCAAAGAGGAAACTAACAaggttggtgaaatgaaaaccAAGTTCAACGAGCGAGCGAAGCTGACCTGCTTTGATCTTCTCGAGCGCTTCGGCCAGGGCTTTCTTGTCCTTCTTATGGAACCACTGCAATCAAAACACCAGGCAAGGATCGTCGTCAAGCTCAAGCTCGGAGGCATATAACCCGTGGAGCGCCAGAACGAACGAACGAACACCAAGAACTCGCGAGGCACGTACATGGCCGATCCTGTGGAGGCCGTGCTCCATGGCGACGGAGATGAGCACGATGACGGCGCagaccaccgccaccgcccacGTCGGCGTCTCCGGCAACTCCcgcccccctcctccccccgccatctccctcctctctctcggtGTCACGAGCGTGCTAAGTAACGTACGTACCTAGCCGACCGGTGCTGCTACTGCAAAGCTCTCTCTGtcgctgcagcctgcagggtTTAGCCGAGACGAGCCGAGCCGTGAGCGTGTGTGTGCAGTGCAGGGAGGGAAACGTTGCTGCACGGGAGCCGTTTTTATGGCCCCGCGCGCGGctgcggggcggggcggctgAGACTGCTGAGTCAAAGCGCGTGCCGGCCAATGGATCGATCGTCACAGTCggatgggggtgggggtggggggtggggggaccGGGCGTGCGGGGGTGGCCGCGCAGCCGCGAGATTACGTGGTTTTGGGTCGAAATTACGTAGAAAAACGGTGCTTTTTTTCTACGTGCGGGTGCGGGTCCGCGCGGCCGGCAAATGGATCGATCAGCCGATCGGCGCGGTAGGATGATGATTACGTGGTTTTTGGGCCCGGATTACGCACGAAACGACGTTTTCCAGCGGGTgcgcgcgctctctctctcggcgTTTCGCCCGCCCACGTACGCAACCGGCAACCCCATGTTGTACAGTGCTACTAGGACGGACTATTAGTTTACTGCTCGGCCGGCAACGGCCCGGACAAAATAGCAGTAATACTAcgtagttaattttttcttctcacgattaatcatttgtcttatttaattttttaaactataaaaatgttAAGTTGTAGCTAAAATATACTACACTTGTTTTTCcagttttgtctaaatttattaattaatgaatgtatataatttatatatatgtctagatttattagcattcatgTGAATCTAGATAGGctaaagtcttacattatgaaacggagggagtatttgataataaatccAGTCAcaataaagtaaataataattacacaacttttttaataaagtaatCTATCAAACGTATAAAATGTTAACAACATCGTCTGCTCTcttcgttttttatttgacgccattgacttttaaatttatatttgatatttattttatttattttttaaaatatgtaaaattataggCCATGCTTAAAAtgtctttaataataaatcaaatcataacaagataataataattatatatttttaaataagactaataGTCAAACTTAGGCACAAAAGTCGATAATACTAAACACAAAAAATTGGAGGGataattaaaatacggagCGATTATAATATAGCGCCAAGAGATGAGACAGACGACTGTACAGTGCACGGCTTCACCCGGCGTTTCCATTTACTTTGATAAAGAGATGGGACAAAATAGCAGTAAATACtgatagttaattttttatcacacatttaatcattcctcttattcatttcttttaaacaatacaaaaatttaagttataattaaaatatattttataatatatccagtcataataagtaaataatagttacataaactttttgaataaaataacatatcaAACGTATAAAAAAAGGTAATGGCGTCATCTACGCTAttctgttttttattatatgttttattcaatTATTTAACTATGCAAAAAGTTATAAGTTACgcttaaaatatctttattaataaatgaaatgatagcaaaataattaataattatatatttttaaaataagactaatagttagcaaaaaaaatcaatagcattaaataataataaaagttAAAGGGagtattaaaatacggagCGATTATAATATAGCGCCAAGAGATGGGATAGACGACGACTATACAGTTCCCGACTTCACCGGGCGTTTCCATTTCGTTTTTTGCGGCCCCAAAGAAAAGCGACGGATTTATATAAACTAATAGCTGTTGATTTGATCAGTAGTCGATTCATTCATTCTACTAGTAAGTTATTGGACTGGTCGACTGTACCGTGTGGTGTACTGACGTGTGGCTCCGATCATCTTGGTAGACAAATACAACAGGGCCGTTAATTTTGTAGTATTAACGTGGCGTTGACTCTGATACGGTTACGTACGTAGCTACTCCCCTACGTACAGCCTGAAGTCCACAGACTGCAGGTGCTGAATTGTGAACTCCACGTTGATCGGAAATGCAGAAAAGTAAAACGCCCttgaataataaattaataatgataataataCTCTGATGTTCAGATTTGAGAGAAGTAGAAGACTGAAACTCTGCAGCCGGCAGGACCTTGCCAACGGTATACTACTATTCTACCACTGAATCTGACAGATGGAAATGGACCAGAGGTCGCAGAAGGACACCAAGGACCATTTGCGATTGACTGGTTGACTCCATGACGATTAGTAGTCGTTTCGTGCTTCCGTGTAGTACAACACATATCTTGGGAAAGGAGCAAGTTTCTATCGATTTGATGAACTTGGGCCGGGTCCAACCCAAGTGGAGGACTGGTTTGCATTGATCAAGAACGGATCCGGCCGAGTTAATCTCAAGCAATTAAGAGGTAGCGCCAACTGTATGTATCATGGATCTTGTTGACCGGGTTAATTACGGTTATAAAGTTACTGTCAATTATACAAATGATGCGTGGTTCATGCCAATGATGTGGGCTTTACTCTACCGGCACGTTCTGACAAGAAAAGAACATGTGAACATCTGTAAAATTATCGTATGTCGTTCATGTAAATGACGTGGGGTTTTACTCTACCGCGTTGTTCTGACGGAAAGACGACGTGAACGTCAGTAAAATTCTTGCCTGACACGATCATGGTCTGGTCGATTTCATCTAATCAGTTGGTTAGATAGGAGTAATTACATGAGAGGTACAACTAATCGGCAAATCAAGCGTGGGGCTCTCTGATCATAAGAACACAGAGATATTTGTTGCTGTTCGTCAGCTCTGGGTCAACGAGGTTCCTGTCAAATACTTGTTGCTACTGCACATCACTTTCTCTTCTGCGCACTGTCTAGTTCAAGACGGAGCTGCACATCGATTTCGTGTTGATTTCCTATTTGTTTAGTCTTATCCTGGCGTTGAAATTTTCGCAGATGGTGTGCTGGTTCTTACACGAGAAAGTTGGGGGCGATCATAAATTAGTGGTATCGACTAGACGCCTACTTTGATAAAGAATAGTGTGCATAATGGCCTCTTTACGTCCTAGTTGTCCCGGGGGATAAAGACCATTAAATTGCCCATTTACGCCGAAATCATGCTTGgaattggaagaaaaacaAGTTTTGCATGATAACTGGCTAGAGCTATGATGCTCAAAAGACATAGCCCTCCGACCTTTTCGGCTTGCAAGACGCAAAAAAGAAATGTTCAGGACGAGCTGATTGTCATCGTAGATCATTAgttgcaggcttgcagcaAACCAACAACGAAGATGACATGATCTGGCATTAGACCACTAATAGGGAATACTCAGCGAAGATTGCCTACTCCCAACAATTCTAAGGATCGATCACCTCATCAAACATTAGGAAACTATGGAAGACGAAAGCCGAACCACTTTTTCTAGGTTGGCTAATTCTTCACCAACTAATGGCACAGAATTTGCTCATGCGGCATTGGCTCTGAAACTGGATCTGCTCACTCTGCGAGGAGGAGTTTGAGGATACGAATGATCTATTCAAAGAATGCACCTACATAAACGAGGTTTGGAACCAAATTGCATCATGGATACGCAtgatcttggttgacattggcTTGAAAGGAATTGCCGAATTTTTtatgtggcaaaaaaaaacatcgctATAGGTGACTAAGATTATCAAAGAAGATCTTGATCTAAGGAACATGGCTTCTAAGCCACCCTGATCTTATGATTCTCCTCACTAGTTGTAATCTCTTTTCTTGTTCTCTTGACTCTatttgtttctaaattttcttttaaacctTTTCCCCTTCTAGTTATTATGGCATGCCTTATGCTATCgcttcatatttaaaaaagaaaagattttttcaaaaaaaaaactccttctAATATTATACGGACACATCTTTTGTCATcgttatatttaaaaaggaaaagaaaagaaagtgctggtaaaaaaaatcatatgagcAGGTTAAGTATAATGCTAGCTGTGGCATTGCTCCAAATTATAATGAAGCAAAGGTTATCCTACCCCATATGCCATTGGTTCCTACTCACAAATTTTATTGTGACACTGTATCAAGTGGCAATCTACAAAGTGGTAAAATCATCAAACttgagttttatttttctcttttttttatggctATTACTTTCATTGAGTACACATGGAAGCATCTTCTCAAGGCTGGTACTTGAACAGCAGGAAAGTCTCCTCTTAACCGCTACGTACTCCTGAGGCAAAATCCACGGTTCCCCCAGACATGGATCATCCGTACTGGCTGCACTCCTCGTTTTTCTCTGCCTTTGTGGTTATCAATCAACGTTTATCCACTGCAAGGACGATTGCTCAGTTGTTAGACTTTGGTGATCAATCAACGTTTATCCTAGAGGCCATATCCATCATCCACCTTGACTCCTTGTGGACGCATCTGGTCAGTCGTGTTCAGACTTGTGAGCCAAAGACATCCAGGGCTAACCTTACTGCCGGTAGATGGTGTGTTTACTGGACCTCCGCTGTGGCGCGCACGGTAACCACAAAAACCGTGGCAAATTCATATTCTAATTTTTAAACTCCACACAAGTAATTGATACAGTACATGGTTATCATCATAATTGCACAGTGGCAGCACAGCACAATAGTGCTGAACTGAacacagatatatatatggcagCATATGACAATTGCGCACAACTGAACTATGAAACATCACCTTAAAATTGATAAGCGTGTCAGAGCGTTTTAATAATGCACTTTTAGTATCTATGCTCCATTAATACCTGAACATTGCTTTTCAGATATCCAGGTCCTTTTCAACCTATAAAATGGGTTTCATAGtatcatcaatcaccaattCTAAATTAAAGAATTGACCCTGCTACAGCGCTATATCAAAAACGATAAACACAAGTATACAGTTCACTTGCACATTTTTCATATGAGGGTGAGTTGCAACTTTGGGCGGTGAGGCTGAGGCTCAACCACCTCCATATGAATCATAACAGTCTGCAGGACAGCGTAACTGACGTTTGTCCCGGGCTTGGTTACTGTCTGGTGCACCTCATCTACTACCCAATCACCTCCCTTGTCTCCCTTTGGAGTAAGGTAGATGGGCCCCTCTATGCCAAAcctattttgaaataaatgatgaaaacGTCAGTATCCATACGAGGAACAATATGTATTTGGAAATGAATTATGTGCTACAtaggtagaaaaaaatatgcagcACAAATAAAATGCCCAGAACCTTTATGTTTATCGTATATTAGAAAAAGCAGaacaataaattaatcaaTGAAGCAGGGGTATACTTTGGGACAAAGACTATGAAACCATTTGCCTTGATCTTTACAATTCTTGCTTCAGTGTCCATTGGCCTGCATGGTAATAAGTGTTAACGTAAACATCACAGTTtttacatcatatatatacactgcTGGGCTGCTGGCCTGCCCTGTCACACTTACACTACTGAGAAATAACTACATACCTTGTCCTGAAATATATGAGGGTGTGAAGCTCAACCGATGCCCTGCTTGCCATCTGGGCATTTCGATGTCTATAGTTCAAGTCTGgcatcataaaaatatcagtATCACGAAGCAAGACATAGAAAGAATGTACTTGgcatttattttcttactgTCAGCTACGCCTGTAAGCTGTGGACCATCCTGAAAGAGGGGTGGAAGTTTGGCAATATCTAGGGCAGCAGCTAACAGCCTATGAACAATAACATCTGCAACAGAAAAGTATTGTTAACCCTTCAAAATGCTTTCTTACATCTTGGAAGTTGGAACTGCATAATTTATGAATGGGTTATTTTATAGGCAATGCAAGGAAAATGCCATAAAAGGGCATGATTTTGTTTTACACATTTAATTGTGTCTATAGCCACATTTGGTTACAACATACACTTTGTGTAAAAGGTTCAtgcagaaaaatataaatcacaGCTCAGAGGAAGGGCAAAGAAATAACTTAGTAGTCTATGTCCAATAAACTTAAACCCAATTCAAAcgaaaactttaagcacaagtTCATCTAAGATTGATAGGAACTAACCTGCATATCTGCGAATAGGAGAGGTGAAATGTGTATAAAGAGAAGCAGCAAGCCCATAATGGTAGTACTCAGAAAAGGTTAAGTCTCCACTGCAGAAATAAACTGCCTGTGTGTTGCAAGAGGGAAGGTTATGGGCATAGTTGCTATGAACATCTTCAAATAGGGGAACTTCAATGTAGCTATCTTACTTGTGTCATGCATCTAGTTGCCAAAATCCTGATAAGCTTGTTGAAGTATGGGTCATCATTCTGCAAAACATGGAGTAACAAGGGGTCAATATGCAGGTCCAAACATATGTTATTATTATGTTCTTCAGGGAGATGGCGCAGGGCATAGTGGTGGTGGAAAGGGCCACATGGACCGCTCAGTGCACTGGACACCATGGCATGGGTGGCACCGGCGGCGCAGAGAAGATAAGAGGGAGAGACAGTTGTTTGATTGCAAAGAATAGAGAATTAGAGATGAGCTGATAAGCCCCTCTTAAGTACAGCTGCCTAATAAAATCATTTACCAAGGATTAGCATCAAACGCAATACAAAAAGAAGGATTGTTGCGCTCCTTTGGCTGGCTTCACCTCCTGTGCATACAGCAGCAGTAGAGTCCCACCATAACAATAGCCTGAGTGCACTATATACTAAAGCAGTACTCAAAGTACATAGAGTAAAATATTGCATCTTCTCACCTTTGCATTATCAAGTGATTCTGCTAATGCTTTTGAGGATGACACATCCAGATTTAGCCCAACAGAAGAGGCAGTTCTGAGTAAAGGCTCAAGCATCTCCTTTGTTGGGCTAGGATGGCGCCTGGTACATATAAAGAAAATTAGTAAGTTGAAAAACAGTAAAGGAATAAAATAATGCAGCAGATATTAATTCAAACtacagaattttaaatttaaatgtgttGCACagatcaaaacaaattaaatagaatTCTGTCAGTCACTGATAATTTTTTAGACAATTAGTTGGCCATGGAGGATATTGTTGCCAAAAATTCATTTGTGTGGTATTATAAATGATGGTCAATGCCGCATGGATTTTTTGCACCTCCAAAAATGTAGATAGGTATTTAGTATACTGAACTAAGGGCAGCTTTGCAAGCCAAATGCTGGTATGGGCAACTAAGTATAAGGGCAATGGAATCTCTACAACATGGTTTCCATCTGAAGATACAAAGGCATTGTGTGAAGCATAACAGTAAGAAGCATAAGTTATTAATTATGATGCCACCATGTACAATAGTTGTCACCCtcttataatcataaatagttCCTGGATCCCAAACCAATCAATGCGAAGCGATCCAACTAGGACTTAGATACTGAAAACCATGTAGTTGGAGCAAGGATGAGCTATCTCTGAATGGGAGAGGAAACAACCTGTTGTGACAATTTGTCAATTGTCATCCTACCTGATAGGATTGAACTCCTTTCTATTGGTTATGGTATGGTTGCATCTAGTTGGCTGTATAGGCTTGACCGAGCAGGTGACAAATAAGAATTGTACCTTAGCAATGAACATAAGGGAAAGTGCTTCAAAATCTTCTCAGCAACAGAGATATTTGCAGCCAACATAAACTCTTCGATCATTTGATTTGCCTCACGAATTTGATAGATACCTGATGAACTTTTGAGTAAGCAATTTATTTACATACATTATTAAATTTCGACATAGAACACCTATCAGGTTTACCAATTACATACCTATATCAAGAGGGTCGTGAGTTTCACTATCAATTTCGAATTTGACCTCTGCCGAAGCAAGTGTTAGTGCCCCTCTTTCACAACGCCGATGTCTCATGATCTGCATGAACATTGCAAAcataggaataaaaaaaatatttcagtgGTGAATagcaatatagaaaaaaacataaattacaGTATGAGATGAATGAACACAAAAGCAAACCTTTGCTAATGAGTTTAAGTTCCGCAAGTCTACAGTTAGTGGATCGACCAAACGGCTGAAAACACaagggaaaaggaaacaaGTTTATGAGTTATGACATTTTTTCAGCCTGCAAGACTATAGGATTATACTAAGCATGTTCAAGGTGAGAAGTTGAAACGTTAGGCACCTGTCATCCATTCTTGCTTGCGCTTCCACATAAGACATTGCAGCACAAGACTTGATAACACTCTTTGTATATCTTGTGGA from Oryza brachyantha chromosome 3, ObraRS2, whole genome shotgun sequence carries:
- the LOC102704038 gene encoding MLO protein homolog 1 — its product is MAGGGGGRELPETPTWAVAVVCAVIVLISVAMEHGLHRIGHWFHKKDKKALAEALEKIKAELMLLGFISLLLTVAQTPITKICIPKSAANIMLPCKAGQDAIKSSKGNKDDRRRLLWLPVEEESHRRSLAGAAGADYCSKFDGKVALMSTSTIHQLHIFIFVLAVFHVTYCVITMALGRLKMKKWKKWELETNSLEYQFANDPSRFRFTHQTSFVKRHLGLSSTPGLRWIVAFFRQFFGSVTKVDYLTMRQGFINAHLSQNSKFDFHKYIKRSLEDDFKVVVGISLPLWFVAILVLFLDIEGLGTLIWISFVPLVILMLVGTKLEMVIMEMAQEIQDRATVIKGAPVVEPSNKYFWFGRPDWVLFFIHLILFQNAFQMAHFVWTLATPGLKKCFHENMGLSIMKVVVGLFIQCLCSYSTFPLYALVTQMGSNMKKTIFEEQTMKALMNWRKTAREKKKLRDADEFLAQMSGDTTPSRGASPTPSRGSSPVHLLHKHRVRSEAPASAPTSPGFAGEVRDMYPVAVPVAPVVVQSHAFNRQDPERRRAASSSSIQVDIADSDFSFSAQR